In Candidatus Delongbacteria bacterium, one genomic interval encodes:
- a CDS encoding YeeE/YedE family protein: MAVTFPVVPSGILGNEGGLLTALVIGAVFGFALERAGFGNGRKLAAQFYLYDMTVFKVMFTAIIVAMGGLYAMQSWNLVDLGQVWINPTFLAPQIVGGFLLGVGFIISGLCPGTAFVSLVSGKLDALVVLLGVFIGTMAFALGVDGIPFMDALYHSGAGEVSTFPTLLGLSGSWLAVIIALVALAAFVGAEKVEGIMQERLENSGLHLEKTVVRDHGAKYAVVGALVLLGVIAAVTGGPVTPGAALARTPGSLAPVELADAVIRRDPSLYLVDLSGRGDALHLPNLHAIDDPAVAPAGLLPGMRVVLLAEKDTATDFLSTWPNGPSYLLLEGGVDNWIHSVLEPTPSGDWSEAGRAADQRRAELAAWFSGAETKPTVSAPPPVISSGNAGKKKKSGGC; this comes from the coding sequence ATGGCTGTGACATTTCCCGTCGTGCCCAGCGGCATCCTGGGCAACGAAGGCGGTCTGCTGACCGCCCTGGTGATTGGCGCCGTGTTCGGTTTCGCCCTCGAACGCGCCGGATTCGGCAATGGTCGAAAGCTGGCCGCCCAGTTCTACCTGTACGACATGACCGTCTTCAAGGTCATGTTCACCGCGATCATCGTGGCCATGGGCGGGTTGTACGCCATGCAGTCCTGGAATCTGGTGGACCTGGGGCAGGTCTGGATCAATCCCACCTTTCTGGCCCCCCAGATCGTGGGGGGGTTCCTGCTGGGAGTCGGGTTCATCATCAGCGGACTCTGCCCCGGCACGGCCTTCGTGTCGCTCGTCTCGGGCAAGCTGGATGCGCTGGTGGTGCTGCTGGGAGTCTTCATCGGCACAATGGCCTTCGCGCTGGGCGTGGATGGCATTCCCTTCATGGACGCCCTGTATCACTCGGGGGCGGGCGAGGTGAGCACCTTCCCCACCTTGCTGGGACTCTCCGGTTCCTGGCTGGCGGTGATCATCGCGCTGGTGGCTCTGGCGGCCTTCGTGGGTGCCGAGAAGGTGGAAGGCATCATGCAGGAGCGCCTTGAGAACTCCGGGCTGCACCTTGAGAAGACCGTGGTCAGGGACCATGGTGCCAAGTATGCGGTCGTGGGTGCTCTGGTGCTGCTGGGCGTGATCGCGGCCGTCACGGGAGGACCGGTCACTCCGGGTGCCGCGCTGGCCCGGACACCCGGTAGCCTGGCCCCTGTGGAACTGGCCGATGCCGTGATCCGCCGGGATCCTTCCCTGTATCTGGTGGATCTCAGCGGCCGGGGAGATGCCCTGCATCTGCCGAACCTGCATGCGATCGACGACCCGGCCGTGGCACCTGCCGGTTTGTTGCCGGGCATGCGAGTCGTGCTGCTGGCCGAGAAGGATACGGCCACGGACTTCCTCAGCACCTGGCCCAATGGTCCCAGCTATCTGCTGCTGGAGGGAGGAGTCGACAACTGGATCCATTCGGTGCTGGAACCCACTCCCAGCGGGGACTGGAGCGAGGCGGGCAGGGCCGCGGACCAGCGCCGGGCCGAACTGGCCGCCTGGTTCAGTGGCGCCGAGACCAAGCCCACGGTCAGCGCACCGCCGCCCGTGATCTCCAGCGGCAATGCCGGCAAGAAGAAGAAGTCGGGCGGGTGCTGA
- a CDS encoding YeeE/YedE family protein: protein MNTKPYWNPYLAGLLLGLALLAAFVVAGQGLGASAFPKRVLAGACDIFSPEWTEGSSAFGSYVTRGNPLSNWLVIQVIGVLIGGFLAALTAGRLKSEVVRSPRISRGGRLWLALLGGIIMGFAAALGRGCTSGQALSGGAALASGSWAFMMMVFAGGYSVAWFVRKQWL, encoded by the coding sequence ATGAACACAAAACCCTACTGGAACCCCTACCTCGCCGGACTGCTGCTGGGCCTCGCCCTGCTGGCCGCCTTCGTGGTCGCCGGGCAGGGCCTGGGCGCCAGCGCGTTTCCCAAGCGTGTGCTCGCCGGGGCGTGCGACATCTTCAGCCCCGAATGGACCGAAGGCAGTTCCGCCTTCGGCAGCTACGTGACACGGGGCAATCCCCTTTCCAACTGGTTGGTGATCCAGGTCATCGGTGTGCTCATCGGGGGTTTTCTGGCGGCACTGACCGCTGGCCGCCTGAAGTCCGAAGTCGTGCGCAGCCCGCGGATCAGCCGGGGCGGGCGTCTCTGGCTGGCCTTGCTGGGTGGCATCATCATGGGATTCGCGGCCGCACTGGGGCGCGGCTGCACCTCGGGCCAGGCGCTCTCCGGCGGAGCGGCGCTGGCCAGCGGCAGCTGGGCCTTCATGATGATGGTGTTCGCGGGAGGGTACTCGGTCGCCTGGTTCGTGAGGAAACAATGGCTGTGA
- the nrfD gene encoding polysulfide reductase NrfD, with protein sequence MLEITTTRQNPMIDPSLEVWHGEVAVYLFLGGIVAGIMVLSGAMRLWRRDDPPSLALGLLPWANLVLISAGMLCLFIDLENRFNAWRFYLILRSYTPMSWGAWVLLLVYPVSAHMAWVDTPASWREAIVRRLPILRTWSDWSLRSQRNFAALSIISGSILGLYTGILLGAFPSRPFWNSSLLGPLFLVSGVSTGAAFMLLFKLKESERRFLGFIDFLLILSELGILALWIIGLASGGEASLQAVQLIFGGPYTAAFWSLVVGLGLFTPALAEFIEYKHRAVPGRAAALMVLAGGFALRWIMIYAGQHSHWMSAGSISLN encoded by the coding sequence TTGCTGGAAATCACCACCACCCGGCAGAATCCGATGATCGACCCCAGCCTCGAGGTCTGGCACGGTGAAGTGGCCGTTTACCTGTTTCTGGGTGGCATCGTGGCCGGAATCATGGTTCTGTCCGGCGCGATGCGTCTCTGGCGGCGCGACGATCCGCCCTCGCTGGCTCTGGGCCTGTTGCCCTGGGCCAACTTGGTGCTGATCAGTGCGGGCATGCTCTGCTTGTTCATCGATCTGGAAAACCGCTTCAACGCCTGGCGCTTCTACCTGATCCTGCGCAGTTACACACCCATGAGCTGGGGTGCCTGGGTGCTGTTGCTGGTCTATCCGGTGTCGGCACACATGGCCTGGGTTGACACACCCGCCAGCTGGCGTGAGGCCATTGTGCGCCGCTTGCCCATTCTGCGGACCTGGTCGGACTGGAGCCTGCGTTCCCAGCGCAATTTCGCCGCCCTCAGCATCATCAGCGGCTCGATCCTGGGGCTGTATACGGGCATTCTGCTGGGCGCATTTCCCAGTCGCCCCTTCTGGAACAGCTCCCTGCTGGGGCCCCTGTTCCTGGTCTCGGGAGTCTCCACGGGCGCCGCATTCATGCTGCTGTTCAAGCTCAAGGAGTCGGAGCGGCGCTTTCTGGGCTTCATCGACTTTCTGCTGATCCTTTCGGAACTGGGCATCCTGGCGCTCTGGATCATCGGGCTGGCCTCGGGCGGCGAGGCCTCGCTGCAGGCCGTGCAGCTGATCTTCGGCGGACCGTACACGGCCGCCTTCTGGAGCCTGGTGGTGGGCCTTGGCCTGTTCACTCCCGCGCTGGCCGAATTCATCGAGTACAAACATCGCGCCGTGCCCGGTCGCGCCGCTGCCCTGATGGTGCTGGCCGGAGGTTTTGCGCTGCGCTGGATCATGATCTACGCCGGACAACATTCGCACTGGATGTCCGCCGGCAGCATCAGCCTGAATTGA
- a CDS encoding 4Fe-4S dicluster domain-containing protein, which translates to MSKRLGMAVDTRTCVGCGACVIACKTENDLAVGCVRDWVTTETRGRFPDLSMTVRSERCNHCENAACVRACPTGSSHYGDDGSVRINPAKCSGCKACIAACPYDARHVDPRTGTVDKCTFCAHRMARGMATTACQEVCPTRSIVFGDLNDPGSELSQLLDRRESYTLKPDAGTRPMHFYLK; encoded by the coding sequence ATGAGCAAGCGCCTCGGGATGGCCGTGGACACCCGCACCTGCGTAGGATGCGGCGCCTGCGTGATCGCCTGCAAGACCGAGAATGATCTGGCGGTGGGCTGTGTGCGCGACTGGGTCACCACCGAAACCCGGGGCCGCTTTCCCGACCTGAGCATGACGGTGCGTTCGGAGCGCTGCAATCACTGCGAGAATGCCGCCTGTGTGCGCGCCTGCCCGACAGGTTCCAGCCACTATGGCGATGACGGCAGCGTACGCATCAACCCAGCCAAATGCTCGGGCTGCAAGGCCTGCATCGCGGCCTGCCCCTACGACGCGCGCCATGTGGATCCTCGCACGGGCACCGTGGACAAATGCACCTTCTGCGCGCACCGCATGGCCCGCGGCATGGCCACCACCGCCTGCCAGGAAGTCTGTCCCACACGCAGCATCGTCTTCGGCGATCTCAACGACCCCGGCAGTGAGCTGTCGCAGTTGCTGGATCGCCGGGAGTCGTACACCCTGAAACCCGACGCGGGCACCCGGCCCATGCACTTCTATCTGAAGTAG
- a CDS encoding molybdopterin-dependent oxidoreductase, whose protein sequence is MQRREFIKIAGASAAGSVLLGGLSSNWFGTYDDPVPDPGTDGDRVVPTFCELCFWKCGVLAHVKQGRVTKITGNPKHPLSNGRLCPRGAGGTGLLYDPDRLKTPLVRVGSRGEQKFEAVSWDTALGEVAENFEKIRVTYGPEALALFYHGYGANWIKHLFKAYGSPNITAPSFAQCRGPRDVGFDLTFGSGVGSPENTDMENTRCLVLMGSHLGENMHNTQVQDFSEAIRRGVDLIVVDPRFSVAASKARHWLPVRPGSDMALLLAWAHVLVHEGGYAREYIEQHAYGFGPFSEHLKSFTPEWAWPRTGIDPGVIRETAALMAGASPRAIVHPGRHVTWYGDDTQRSRMIAILNALLGSWGHRGGFLNQSSIELAGFPVPAYGTHHREAVDRPVPSHYPLADQLLAQGVCNSTIPGYSEYDLKGWMVYGSNLPTTLPDPKKTYEAIQKLDFLVTVDVLPAEICGWSDVVLPECTYLERCDDLFNPPYKVPFVAVRQEVVPPMHESKPGWWIASELARKLNLQEFFPWKDSLEYATQRAHGAGLDCDALQRDGVITAPTPVPTCVEDGLQLEFYTDSGKIELFSNKLLAQGFDPMPVYTDHGDPPEGYFRLLFGRAPTHTFGRTTNNRLLSETFSENEVWLNSAAARRWNLSHGQRVRLQNQDGALSTFSAPLKVTDRIRPDAVFLVHGYGRKARGLNFVHGRGIDTAELVTSTKVDPIMGGTGMNVNFVTVIPASDEGGTHA, encoded by the coding sequence ATGCAACGACGTGAGTTCATCAAGATCGCAGGTGCCAGCGCCGCCGGAAGTGTGCTGCTGGGAGGACTGAGCAGCAACTGGTTCGGCACCTATGACGATCCGGTACCCGACCCGGGTACCGACGGGGATCGGGTGGTGCCCACATTCTGCGAACTCTGCTTCTGGAAGTGCGGAGTGCTGGCCCATGTGAAGCAGGGGCGGGTGACCAAGATCACCGGCAACCCCAAACACCCCCTTTCGAACGGGCGTCTCTGTCCCAGAGGCGCTGGGGGAACGGGCCTGCTCTATGACCCGGATCGTCTGAAGACGCCCCTGGTGCGGGTTGGCTCACGCGGCGAACAGAAATTCGAAGCCGTCAGTTGGGATACGGCCCTGGGTGAAGTGGCCGAGAACTTCGAAAAGATCCGTGTGACATACGGCCCCGAGGCGCTCGCCCTGTTCTACCATGGATACGGTGCCAACTGGATCAAGCATCTCTTCAAGGCTTACGGCAGCCCCAACATCACGGCACCCTCCTTCGCCCAGTGCCGTGGCCCTCGCGATGTCGGTTTTGATCTGACTTTCGGTTCCGGAGTGGGATCTCCCGAGAACACCGACATGGAGAACACGCGCTGCCTTGTGCTCATGGGCAGCCATCTGGGCGAGAACATGCACAACACCCAGGTGCAGGACTTCAGCGAGGCCATTCGCCGTGGTGTGGACCTGATCGTGGTGGACCCCCGCTTCTCGGTGGCCGCGTCCAAGGCCCGTCACTGGCTGCCCGTGCGACCCGGCTCCGACATGGCTCTGCTGCTGGCCTGGGCCCATGTGTTGGTACACGAAGGCGGCTACGCACGTGAGTACATCGAGCAACATGCCTACGGTTTTGGTCCCTTTTCCGAGCACCTGAAGAGTTTCACCCCGGAATGGGCCTGGCCACGCACGGGCATCGACCCTGGCGTGATCCGCGAAACGGCCGCGCTGATGGCCGGCGCCAGCCCGCGGGCGATTGTTCACCCGGGGCGCCACGTGACCTGGTATGGAGATGACACCCAGCGCAGCCGGATGATCGCGATCCTCAATGCCCTGCTGGGCTCCTGGGGTCATCGCGGAGGGTTCCTGAATCAGTCCAGCATCGAGCTTGCCGGCTTCCCGGTTCCCGCCTATGGCACACACCACCGGGAGGCCGTGGATCGGCCGGTCCCCAGCCACTATCCACTGGCCGACCAGCTGCTGGCCCAGGGCGTGTGCAATTCCACGATTCCCGGTTACTCCGAGTACGACCTGAAGGGCTGGATGGTCTATGGTTCCAACCTGCCCACCACCCTGCCCGACCCCAAGAAAACCTACGAGGCGATCCAGAAACTGGATTTTCTGGTGACCGTGGATGTGCTGCCCGCGGAAATCTGCGGCTGGTCGGATGTGGTACTGCCCGAATGCACCTATCTGGAACGTTGCGACGACCTGTTCAATCCGCCCTACAAGGTGCCCTTCGTGGCCGTGCGCCAGGAAGTGGTGCCGCCCATGCACGAGAGCAAGCCGGGCTGGTGGATCGCCAGCGAACTGGCCCGCAAGCTGAATCTGCAGGAGTTCTTTCCCTGGAAGGACAGCCTGGAGTACGCGACCCAGCGGGCGCACGGGGCCGGTCTCGACTGTGACGCATTGCAGCGTGATGGGGTGATCACGGCTCCCACTCCGGTGCCGACCTGCGTCGAAGACGGGCTGCAGCTCGAGTTCTACACCGACAGCGGCAAGATCGAGCTCTTCTCCAACAAACTGCTGGCCCAGGGGTTTGACCCGATGCCCGTGTACACCGACCATGGCGACCCCCCCGAGGGTTACTTCCGGCTGCTCTTCGGACGCGCCCCGACTCACACCTTCGGGCGTACCACCAACAACCGCCTGCTCTCCGAAACATTCTCGGAGAACGAAGTATGGTTGAACAGCGCGGCAGCCCGACGCTGGAACCTCAGCCACGGCCAGCGTGTGCGGTTGCAGAACCAGGACGGGGCGCTCAGCACCTTCAGCGCCCCGCTGAAAGTCACCGACCGGATCCGCCCCGACGCGGTCTTTCTGGTGCACGGCTATGGACGCAAGGCTCGCGGCCTGAACTTCGTGCACGGGCGCGGAATCGATACGGCCGAACTGGTCACCAGCACCAAGGTGGATCCAATCATGGGTGGTACGGGCATGAACGTGAACTTCGTCACGGTCATCCCGGCCAGCGACGAGGGAGGGACCCACGCATGA
- a CDS encoding T9SS type A sorting domain-containing protein, whose amino-acid sequence MRVSALPVQLFRTALVISVITGSAQAITFTGDVPSDFTGAGVVAVADNVDVGIPVQAPPLTVSGWEVVNVAFELDANADELHIGLDFAGIAGDADGDGFEGNTAAWLASNQGFDMPNLMGTEAICIGLDLDQSGSTDIVAGVGATTDILGYSVSTFVNMGLLPFSFGAPLPGNQGPHLFGNDVEMTISNLSSLVAYGNELCFNFSGFSGSYADDGIGEDFLMGEVCLTTRTGATEDVVSGFGLEANYPNPFNPTTSIRFNMGETANAELAVFNMAGQKVATLVNGLVGAGSHEVTFDASNLSSGVYFYTLNSGSIVETRKMILTK is encoded by the coding sequence ATGAGAGTTTCTGCTCTACCCGTTCAGCTGTTCCGCACCGCGCTGGTGATCTCCGTGATCACCGGAAGTGCCCAGGCCATCACCTTCACAGGTGATGTTCCCTCGGACTTCACGGGCGCTGGTGTTGTGGCTGTTGCGGACAATGTTGACGTTGGTATCCCCGTTCAGGCACCGCCCTTGACGGTGTCCGGATGGGAAGTCGTGAACGTGGCCTTCGAACTGGACGCCAATGCGGATGAGCTCCACATTGGTCTGGACTTCGCCGGTATTGCCGGTGACGCCGACGGTGACGGCTTCGAAGGCAACACGGCTGCTTGGCTTGCCAGCAACCAGGGTTTCGACATGCCCAACCTGATGGGCACCGAAGCCATCTGCATCGGCCTCGACCTCGACCAGAGTGGCAGCACGGATATCGTGGCCGGCGTGGGCGCCACCACTGACATCCTGGGCTACTCCGTGTCCACGTTCGTGAACATGGGTCTGCTGCCCTTCTCCTTCGGTGCGCCTTTGCCCGGCAACCAGGGGCCCCACCTGTTCGGCAACGACGTGGAAATGACCATCAGCAACCTGAGCAGCCTTGTCGCTTACGGCAATGAACTGTGCTTCAACTTCAGCGGCTTCTCCGGATCCTATGCCGACGACGGCATCGGAGAAGACTTCCTGATGGGCGAGGTCTGCCTGACCACCCGCACCGGTGCCACGGAAGATGTGGTGAGTGGTTTTGGCCTCGAAGCCAACTACCCCAACCCCTTCAACCCCACCACCAGCATCCGTTTCAACATGGGCGAGACCGCCAATGCTGAGCTGGCCGTCTTCAACATGGCCGGCCAGAAGGTCGCCACCCTGGTGAATGGCCTGGTCGGTGCCGGTTCCCACGAGGTCACCTTCGATGCCTCCAACCTGTCCAGCGGCGTGTACTTCTACACCCTGAACAGCGGCAGCATCGTCGAGACCCGCAAGATGATCCTGACCAAGTAA
- a CDS encoding T9SS type A sorting domain-containing protein: MTGRKISVHLFRTALLVSVAASGARAFSGDVPTDFTGPDVVVQADGIDVGLPVQAPPMTVPGWEVINAAFMLDANNDALQVGLDFAGMAGDADGDGLPANSTAWLLGNGGVDMPNLAGTESICIAFDFDNDFAYDYIAGVSALTDASGYQVAQFVNGGLLPFSFGAPAPALQGAFAMGPDFEVEIANLSSVLAYSTEACFNYAVFAGSYSDDGIGEDFMAGTICLRTRTGATEDVVSGFGLDANYPNPFNPTTSIRFNMGETANAELAVFNMAGQKVATLVNGLVGAGSHEVTFDASNLSSGVYFYTLNSGSIVETRKMILTK; this comes from the coding sequence ATGACTGGTCGCAAAATTTCGGTTCACCTGTTCCGCACCGCTCTTCTGGTTTCGGTTGCCGCTTCCGGCGCTCGCGCCTTCAGCGGTGATGTGCCCACGGACTTCACCGGACCCGACGTGGTCGTCCAGGCCGACGGCATCGACGTGGGTCTGCCGGTCCAGGCTCCCCCGATGACCGTTCCGGGTTGGGAAGTCATCAATGCCGCTTTCATGCTGGACGCCAACAACGACGCCCTGCAGGTTGGTCTGGATTTCGCCGGCATGGCCGGTGACGCCGACGGCGACGGCCTGCCCGCCAACTCCACCGCCTGGCTGCTGGGCAACGGTGGCGTGGACATGCCCAACCTGGCCGGCACCGAGTCGATCTGCATCGCGTTCGACTTCGACAATGATTTCGCCTATGACTACATCGCCGGTGTCAGCGCCCTGACCGACGCGTCCGGTTATCAGGTTGCCCAGTTCGTCAATGGTGGCCTGCTGCCCTTCTCCTTCGGTGCCCCCGCGCCCGCCCTCCAGGGTGCCTTCGCGATGGGTCCCGATTTCGAAGTCGAGATCGCCAACCTGAGCAGCGTGCTGGCCTACAGCACCGAAGCCTGCTTCAACTACGCCGTCTTCGCCGGTTCCTATTCCGACGACGGCATCGGTGAAGACTTCATGGCCGGCACCATCTGCCTGCGTACCCGTACCGGTGCCACGGAAGATGTGGTGAGTGGTTTTGGCCTGGACGCCAACTACCCCAACCCCTTCAACCCCACCACCAGCATCCGTTTCAACATGGGCGAGACCGCCAATGCTGAGCTGGCCGTCTTCAACATGGCCGGCCAGAAGGTCGCCACCCTGGTGAATGGCCTGGTCGGTGCCGGTTCCCACGAGGTCACCTTCGACGCCTCCAACCTGTCCAGCGGCGTGTACTTCTACACCCTGAACAGCGGCAGCATCGTCGAGACCCGCAAGATGATCCTGACCAAGTAA
- a CDS encoding T9SS type A sorting domain-containing protein: MELRTVPTLLFRTALVVSVAAAGAQAFTGNVPADFTDPDVVVVSDPMDVGMPVQAMGATSGWEIQNAAFELDAMMDELRVGLDFVGIAGDADGDGFEGGNSAWLLGNGGWDFANLGGTESICIAFDFDGNFAWDVIAGVSSSTDASGFDVAAFNGMPLLPFGFGASMPAHMGAYMVGPDFELTISNLSGLVNYSPVNSEVCFFYAVFSGSYADDGVGEDYMAGELCVRDETRTGATEDVVSGFGLEANYPNPFNPTTSIRFNMGETANAELAVFNMAGQKVATLVNGLVGAGSHEVTFDASNLSSGVYFYTLNSGSIVETRKMILTK, from the coding sequence ATGGAACTCCGCACTGTTCCTACGCTTCTGTTCCGGACCGCGCTTGTGGTCTCGGTCGCCGCCGCCGGCGCCCAGGCTTTCACGGGTAACGTTCCGGCCGACTTCACCGATCCCGACGTGGTCGTTGTTTCCGATCCGATGGACGTGGGTATGCCCGTCCAGGCCATGGGTGCCACTTCCGGCTGGGAAATCCAGAACGCCGCTTTCGAGCTCGACGCCATGATGGACGAGCTGCGTGTGGGCCTGGACTTCGTGGGCATCGCTGGCGACGCCGACGGTGACGGCTTCGAAGGCGGCAACAGCGCCTGGCTGCTGGGCAACGGCGGTTGGGACTTCGCCAACCTGGGTGGCACCGAGTCCATCTGCATCGCCTTCGACTTCGACGGCAACTTCGCCTGGGACGTGATCGCTGGTGTCAGCTCCAGCACCGACGCCTCTGGTTTCGACGTGGCTGCCTTCAACGGCATGCCCCTGCTGCCCTTCGGCTTCGGTGCCTCCATGCCGGCCCACATGGGTGCCTACATGGTCGGCCCCGACTTCGAGCTGACCATCAGCAACCTGAGTGGTCTTGTGAACTACAGCCCGGTGAATTCCGAGGTGTGCTTCTTCTACGCTGTCTTCTCCGGCTCCTATGCCGATGACGGTGTGGGCGAGGACTACATGGCCGGCGAGCTGTGTGTCCGCGACGAGACCCGTACCGGTGCCACGGAAGATGTGGTGAGTGGTTTTGGCCTCGAAGCCAACTACCCCAACCCCTTCAACCCCACCACCAGCATCCGTTTCAACATGGGCGAGACCGCCAATGCTGAGCTGGCCGTCTTCAACATGGCCGGCCAGAAGGTCGCCACCCTGGTGAATGGCCTGGTCGGTGCCGGTTCCCACGAGGTCACCTTCGATGCCTCCAACCTGTCCAGCGGCGTGTACTTCTACACCCTGAACAGCGGCAGCATCGTCGAGACCCGCAAGATGATCCTGACCAAGTAA